The genome window CTGATTGGTTCTACCACAAATATTCATTTCTACTTCTAGCAATTCCTAGCATAGGGATAGGACAGCATCTAAAGATAACAACGGAGTATAATGTGTAACTGAAACATGGAAGCCTTTGAAGGGTTTCTGAACAGTTTTATATATACACCACATGTTAAGCTCTGAACCCCCTTCCCTTAAAGGAATGGCCACATTTCCAACAATTCCAGTGGAAATAGGATCAAACTCAAACTACTGCACGTGCTAGTAGATGCAGCTATTAGCTAATCTCGTCCATTAAAAAATTAGGCTCAATTCTCCTCCTCCAAGAGTTAATGGGAGACTCCTAGTAATGTCAAAGAGATTATGTCAAGTCCTTCAGCAGCTGACATACTGCAAGGAAAGTGCAACCAGCCCCACAAACCCTCCCTCACCCCTAGTTTAAATTTCTCAACCCTCCCACCTCTTTGTAACTGAAATTGTAtcacttattctctctctctcacacacactcacgctTCTTACCTAAGCACAAACTGTTTCAGTGGCCTCCCTAACCTTTACCTTTTTACAGTAGCTTAAAATCTATtgtgaaaattaaaaatgcaactttaatttATTGCAGCTTGATTGGCTGTTTCAGATTGTATGTGCAAATTTCAAACTGCCCATTCCTGTGCAATGTTAATAGTGAAAACTATACCATCTTCGCAACTTTTGCTCTCTGAGGAGGCTATTAGACATCAGTATGAACATTAGCTGAGCAGTATTGTTGCAGTAGATCTTTCTGAAGGCTTGGAGGTGAGTTCAGCACCTTTGCTTAAGTTTTAATGATGGTTTTGAGGTTCAGAGGAGTTTGCCTCTTTGTTCTCATGCCCTTCCTCGAAGTGTTTCTGCCACTTCTGTTTGGGAGAGAACATCTAGAAGAGCTACCTTTGCTGCTAGACAAGCCAGAGATCGGCACTTCAGAGAAACAACGTATTTCCACATGCCAACTCGCCTAGAGAGTGAGGGATCCAAATCAGGCTTCCGAGCTAGAGCTAGTGCTGAGCTAGAGCACTAATACCAGGGCTGCAGGATGAAAGCAGCTCAGGCTTGCTCTGATATTTAACAGCATAGGGCCTAACTGTCAGAGGGGCCGAGCACCCAGAAGTCCTGAGCACCCAGAAGTCCCACTGGAATGGGAACTGCTGTTGCTCAGCCCACTGAATGTCAGGGCCACATCGCTCTTATGAAAACAAAGGCCAACACAACTTTCCAAAAGCCAGGTAAAGCCTCATTCAAAGATCGCCACACAGCTTTCCCAGTAGCACTGCCACGTCCCCTTCTCCATACGAAAGGATAGTGTTTTAATAGTCTGATACATGACCTCAGTATGGCTTTAACACCACTTTTCTCACAGCGCCAATACTGAACACCTCTGTCTATGGATCCTCCTGTAAGTGGGAATGCATTTGGTGTTATGAGACATTTGTCCCAGTGGGTGAGCAATACTTAGCAGTGAtgctgttttacattttcaaagcaatgtgCAAACATGAATTGATCCTGACACCACCCTGCTAataggttaagtgacttggccataCCCAAACTGTGAGTCAACAGCTGAGCCAGGATTAGAGCTAAGGAGTTTAACTCAACCCAGTGCTCAGGCTGCCGTAGCCCTCGGGCAGGGCTGTGTGAGCTGATGGCATATGTGTGTCAATCAGTGCTTTCACTGTAAGGGACTATATACGTACACTAGAAAACAGCACTTGGAAAGGTTTGGAATTATACAGACTAACCATGCCTGTTGGGCAGAGATGGGTGTTGGAGGCTACCTACCTGTAACAACCTGACACGTTATTGGACACATGTTTTGCTAATGCATTTTGATTTGTGTCGTtatactggctgccagctgcaAGAACTGGTATTGGTTCACAAATCCCCCTTTAATAATGTCTAGTTATACAGATTACAAAACCTAACCCTTCCCTCAGAGTCATCCCCCTACTTCAGTATCTTATAAACATACACGTTTTGACCACCCTATAACTTGTGTAACAAAGAATGTGTAATTCCCATCCTTCCTTCCACAGGGTGCAAAAATGAAAAGCATGGGCAGATCTTTAAAGAATTAATGCAGACCCCAAATTTCAGGATTACCGTGGTGGATGACTGTGATACAGTGGAGATCTGTGGAGCCTTAAAAGTTAGTGATTCCAAaccaaataattgttttttttttgggccaaattctaccctcacaTGTCTCGTTTCAAGATTCCCTGGTCTAGTGCTGGCTCTGCCACGAAGCTGTTAGATAGCCTTGAGCAAATCATATGGAAATATTTATGTGCCTCATAAGTGTGTTGAGGAATgattgtttgtaaagcatttcagAACAAATTATACAAATGCTTTCCTTGTTGTAGGTATACATgcttctgagagcagaatttggtcctcaaTACTTCCTTGTCTaggtagattgtaagctcttagtGGTAGGAATTCCTAGCATGCGTATatgcagcacctaacacaatgttACCCTGATCTTATTTGGTGCCTCAGGGCActcctgtaatataaataatcaatCATTCGAACTACAATTAGATATACAACTTAAGTTAGATTTCTTTAACAAAgagcttgtttcttttaaaaggggTGGCAAAAGGATTGATAGTCCTCTTTAAGCAAATGTTTTCTTTCCAAAGTTCAAGTAATAACTTACAAGAAAGTAacagactgtaagctctgtggggcaggaaccatGTCTCCCAGTGGTTTTGTAACACATTCAGGATTAGTCACACTCCAATCCTGATTGGGACCTCTGCATTAAACTGCAATGTAAATGAGAAATGATACTGAAGTTGAAGCCTGTTCCAAGCAGCACTTGAGTTTGCTTTGAAACACATTGAAAATGCACTCCAGCATACAGCGCAGTCATGTATATTCTTATCATTCAACTTATTCTGACAAAAAGCATTCTTGGCTTGAACTGAATCGGTGTGTGGTTTACCTACAAGTAAATTAGttatttatacacacaaacatgtATCCCAGGCAGTTTTCAGCCACAGTGGAGTGTTTTTTGTATAGAAATAGCCCAGTCCTGGCTCCTACTGAAATGAGAATTTCAGCAGTAATGGTGCAGAGAGCAAAACTGAGGCACGAGCATTTCTGGGACTTCAAACTTAAAGGTAGCCACACTAACACCTACTACTACAATCTATAGTGAACTACACTGTCTGAATACAAAGTGTGGGATATTTTTGATTAAGTATTTGATTAGGATGCCCGATGAACCTCTTTTAAACTTTTGTAAGGAGAGCAAAATGTTCCTGTAGGCATGGGCTAAGTTTGATCTAAAGAAGCATGAGCTCCTGCAACCAATGGTGGTAGAAACCGAGGCTAGGCAAAGATTCAATTAAAGGTAAGAACAGAAGGGTCACTGGATCCTGACACCAACCTGGCaacgaggggaaaaaaaagtatttccataTGCATTATATGGGCCAAATTTTTTAACACATTGCCCTTCATTTTGCACCTGGAAATAATTATGGGAACATTTTTTTAGGCCTTAGAAGTCCAACTAGTTGACATTTGGGAGCAATCAGACATTTAAGTGCTATGAAGTATGCTCACAATTATTTGGAATTGGAATACTTGAGAGCACTCAGGTAAAAACAAGTTTACTTATTGTGTTCACTTACAGTTAGCATATGCTACTAAGGAACTGCACGTCTTATCTAACTTGGTTTCCTTCTCTCTTTTGAACCTTTTCCATAAAACTGGTTTTAGAACATAGTAGCAGTGGGAGCTGGGTTCTGCGATGGACTGGACTTTGGTGATAATACTAAAGCAGCAGTCATTCGTTTGGGCCTCATGGAGATGGTAGCCTTTGCAAAGCTGTTCTGCAGGGGTCCGGTATCAACAGCTACTTTTCTGGAGAGCTGCGGTGTTGCTGATCTAATCACTACATGCTACGGTGGACGCAACAGGAAAGTAGCAGAAGCCTTTGTGCGGACAGGAAAAGTAAGAAGCATTTTTGAGGCATCATAAGCCCATGTGTTAATAAATTGTGTTTTACACACACATCAACAGTCATCGTCCTGATGAAAGGATAACACTGGCTCTATGATCTAAGAGAGGAGGGTTCAGAAGTGACTCTTAGTCTTTGCAGTTGGCAAGGACAGTGTTTCAGGGAATGGTGTAGCACATATTATTCCAAGCACTTCCCAAGAGTTGAAAGCTTTAGGCTGAACAAAGATGGACTAAAATAAATTGGAAGGAGAAAGAATAGTATCCCACAATTCTAGAATAAGTGAAAATCCTCTTCCTGCTTGGAACAGCACATCCAGTGCTGCTTccttctgcttttaaaaacaacGGTTATATAATATGGACTGTATGCCTCAGCCATGGCTTAGGGACCCGAGAAAGAATCTGTTCAAGCCTCCCACTACCTTCTGTTCGTTAATCATTTGGCCTATAACAAAAGTACAAGGCAGGCGTAGGCTGCAGTTTAATCACTGGATTCTTTTGTCTAACATTTCAGAAGCTTTCTACTTGAAACAGTCTCTTCTGTTATGCACCTTCCTTTTATTCTGTTTGTGAGATTGCTGTCATTTCTTCTAGTCAATTGAGGAGCTGGAAAAAGAGATGCTGAATGGACAAAAGCTACAAGGTCCTCAGACTTCAGCTGAAGTCTATAAGATGCTGAAACAGAAAAACATGGTTGATAAGTAAGTAGTTTGATTTTTTGAATATCAAGTTGACAGACTTGTTATGAGCAAAAATTACTAGTTCACAACTGTTTAAAAGGTCTTTATGAAACTAGTATATAGTCTGTCCATGTCCATaaggacaggtgtccacatcaagGCACCATCACTGTTCACACTGATACTGCCAATAAGCATGCAGGCTAACAGAACAGGCCAAAGGCTGAATGGTATGCAGAACGAACTACTTCACCTAGCAATGGTTCTttccaaaaaaaggaaagttTGAGATGCAGTGGTGGGGGCAGCCTGGGTACCTGGTCTGTAGATAAATAAGATTTCATGCTCTGCTATCACTGTTACACCTTTCACTGATACTAGCTACAATATGAACTTTAACTAGTGCCTTCTCTTAGTATGCTATACAGGATAATCTTTTTAAACAAAGACTGCTTGTGTGCTGAAAAATTTCTATGCACTAGGAGCATTTTAGTGGCACAAAGGGATGTTACTGGAATACAGAGCCATTTAAACAGTTTCcttaatgacctgaaaaatcaaaaaggaatcctacagaaagtggaaacatggataaattgctaaggagtacaaaagaacagtGTAAGTGTGTATGGACAATGAGAAAGGATAAGGCATAAAATGAGTTATCTAGCAAGGGGCACAAAAGGCAAGAAGTTCTTTAAATACACTAGGatcaagagaaagatgaaggaaagcgtATGCCCTCTATTTAGATgggaagaagagctaataactgatgacatcaagaaggctgaggtgtttaatgcctattggactacagtcttcactaaaaaggttaatgaccAGATACTCACAGTATTAACAAGGGGAAGGAAAACAGTCCAAAATAGGGAAAACAGGTTAGATTagagaatatttaaataagaggtattcaagtcagcaaggattgatgaaattcatcctagggtacttaacgaaccagctgaagcaatcttggaaccaatagcaattatctttgagtaTTCATGGAGGACTGGTGGGGTCTCAGAGGACTGGAGCAGGACAAacatagtatctatctttaaaaaggggaacaaagacgACCTGGaaaattatagatcagtcagaTTAACATTGATACCAAAATACTAGAACGAATTATTAgacaatcagtttgtaaacacTTAGAGGATAACAggtttataaggaatagccagcatagatttgtcaagaacaaatcacaacAAACTAACCTCATCTCCTTCTTTGATGGGgatactggcctagtggatggggaaggaagcagatgtgatatcttgattttaggaaggcttttgataTAATCTCACATAACATTCTCAAACAAATTGGGGAAAAattgtctagatgaaattactgtgaGGTGGGTGCACAGTGTGTTGAAAGACCATGCTCAGAGAGGAGCGATCAAGTATTTGTTGTCAGTCTggaagggcatatctagtgggttCCCACGGTGCTCAGTCCCGAGCCTGGAATTATTCAATTTTTTAGTTGGgtggggttgcaaacactttggaggataggattagaattcaaaataactgACCAAttagagaactggtctgaaatcaacaagataaaattcaataaagacaagtgcagaatAATTCACATATGAAGGGAAAATGCAGATGTGCAACTACACCATGGGGACTAAATGGCCAGGTATAGTACTGGtgcaggtaggacaagaagtaatgggcttagtctgcagccagggagctttaggttagatattaggaaaaactttttagctataaagatagttaagctctggaataggcatccaagggaggctgtggaatccccatcatagaaagtttttaagaacaggtggacaaacacctgtcggatggtctaggtttacttggtcctgcctcagcccaaGAGGCTGGACTTGCTGACACCTCAAAGTCCATCCAGGCcccacatttttatgattctatatatGCACTTGAGATTACAAATGAAAAAATTTGAATTAGAATTAGCCTTTGCCTCTATTTCAACTTGCACGATGAAAGTAGATGAGTCTTTCAGGTTCTCCTACACTATCACACAGCTGCAGTATTTAGGGTGGAAGCACTAAGGATGCATTTAAAAAACCTCATCTATTGGAATTGTAATAATTATGGAAAAATTTCTGTTGGGTTTAGATTTCATAAAAGCTTGTTTTGACAGAACCTATAATTGACCAGACAGTGCCCCTTGAATGATATTCTAAATTATACACTTAGTTTCAAATCAATTCCATTCTCTCATTCTTGACTGTACAATTATCTAACTTAAAAGGcaatcagtaaaaggaaaaaattctttttttttttatgctatGTAAGGAAAACCATGTGAGGTTCAGTTCTGcatgcttttaccttaaaaatatcaGGAATATCACTTCTTGTCTTTCCTGGAAGACTCCTTGGGAGGAGtagggagcaaaaaaaaaaaaaaaaaagcttttcaagTCCTTAATTGAAAGCATGGGTTGTTGAGTTTTTTCCATACAGCTTTCTCCTATCTGTTTGTCAGGCATTAATGTTAAATAGGCATACACCTTCCCTATCTCAAGATAAACAGTAACATCCTTTCCTCTCAATTTCATTCTTCTTGTACTTGATGTCTTAATCATACAACTAGCTCTCCAGTTATCCAGACAATCTCTGGAAAAAACACAAGATAGATAGGCTTAAAATTTTGAGATAAGAGGAAATTgtgaaaggaggagaaaaaagcaGAATGAAAACCCTTCAAACTTTGTTTTACATCCTAAAGCAGAAAAAGGCAGCActtttcccacagcccccattttCATAGGTGTCAAGAATATTGGAGCTGTTTGCATAAAGTAAACTTTCAAAACCAATTTCATCCTTCTTTTAGGTTTCCATTATTCTCCACTGTCTACCAGATCTGCTATGAAGGTAGGTTGGTCCAGGAATTCATCTCTTGTCTACAGAATCATCCACAACACACATAAGAATTTCATGTGGCTCATCCGGATGTGGATTCATCTCTTCTGGGCTTCTCTCTACTTGGTAGTAAATAAAAGCAGCAAAATAAGTCACGTGGCACATAACTCTTCTTGTAAAGGCAATGTAGAAATTTTTTTTGGTACCGTCAGCCTGAATATTTCAGTATCTCCAAGGAAGTAGGATGGATACAGGATTTAATAACCTTAATATGGGTTTGACTTTGGTTGGTCTTTTCAGAATCAGCCCTAGGAGaattcttttctttcctgttgcttataagtaaggctaagatttttgtcatgaatatttttagtaaaagtcagacaggtcatgggcaaaacagagaaattcatggaagccatgacctgtccgtgacttttactaaaaatatccctgacaaaatggggatctgcagATCCCCATGCTGTGGGGCAGCGGTGCAGACGCTaggagctgcctgcagcagttGGTGGCTGTAGAGTACCCCTGGTGCCTGCATCTCCTGGTGTACCCCAGGTGCCAGGAGCTTGGGTTTCCCACTGAAGCCCAGAGCTGCCCACCACCCACAGCGTTTGGGAGCTTGAGGGTTCCCCTTTCCCtgcaggagcagggagctcaggggttccccccccagccctggcctgaAGCAGGGGGGGCTCCCCTCACACACAACCCAGCACCTGAAAGCTGCAGGGGTTACCCCACcagctggggtggcagggagctcagggctcctCTGCCAGAGCACACCAAGAGCTCTGGTTCCCCCACTGCAATGCCTGCGGAGGCTGGGAGCTCGGGGGTTTTCCTGCCACTGCCAGCAGGGAGCTTGTTCCCCAACCCGCAGTGGCAGGGAGTTCCGGGGTTCCCATGCCGCCCGTGGTGGCTAGGAGCTGTAGGGTACTGGCTGCCTGCGGTGGCTTGGCGCTCCGAGGGCCTCCAGAGGTGGCGGAGGTATCCTGCAAACTCCATTTGAAGTCATTTTAATATTATGTAGCATTTTCAGGTTTAGCCAACGTTTATCAAGTATGAGTTCATATAAGTATAAAGCAATTTAACTCTGctaaatttataaatatttgctgtaatttcatttttcaaaggCACTGTTAAAATAGTGGACAATTCTAATACATAAATTACTTTTTGATTGTGTTTAGTGTTTGAATTTAGAACGTGTGTGTCATTCTCAGAGAAGGGCAAGACTGAGATACACTTTGATGTACAAGGatttgtttcattattttaagATGGCAGTACCTAacacttttaaacaaaaacttccacTCGCAACAGCACAAACAAGAGTTAGCCCTTAATCCTCAATTCCAATCACAAAAACAAACATTGTAAAACGTACTGTATATTTATATTCTGTACTAAAATAGGAAACACATACTCAAGGTCACAGTCAGTTCTCatccaaaataattattttttcagagtaagctttatttttcaaaaaggtGACATTTGTACACATAGGCCCAATACTATATACACCACACAAACGTACCACTCAGTGTATGCACACGAACCCTAACCTTGCAGAGcgatatatacatacagactcTTGCACCCACAACATCCCATCCATCTCATTTTGCAGAGTCAGGGCCTTATCCTGCTCAGCCACAGTTCACCAACTTGACATAAATATGAACTGGAGAAGAACGAACATATACCTCTCCAGCTGCACTGAGATACATTAGTGTAGAAAAAATTTCAGgacaaaaaatatttgaaaataggcACTGTTCCTCCTAAATAAGGACAGTTGACACATGATTTTAGATTAGATATTTGTTCCTAGTTTACTAGCGCACATCAAAAAGATAAACTACATTGTACCAACAGTCAAGTAAGACATTGGAGCAAAATTCTCCTTAGATACCTGCAATGGATCCAGACTCCGAAGTCCCAGGAGTCAGCTCATTTAGGAGAGCAGAACACTGAAGTAACAGAACTGCCTGGTTGTTTGGAGCATTTTGCTCATTGCATACAATTTGTCTGACCAAGAACTATCCTCTCTCCCTGTAATTCTTTGAGACCACTGCCACTATTGTGTTCCTCAAATCTAGGTCACCTGAACTTTCAGTTACCATTTTAGATTAAAACTAGGGAAAAAATTGTGAAACACCTTTGAGAAATGAGAGGTTTTTTCCCTATAAGCAAACACGTAgtgttttacaaaataaatattctatatattatataaatcaAGAAAATACAGCTACAGCAAGTCAAGTAACTTATTTGCTAGTCCAGGAAGAAAGCTGGAAATAATACACACACGATGCAATAATAAGTACATCACAGAATAAGTGCAACTAGGAAACGAGAGTAGCTTCCTGCAGgttattttagaaaaataacaCTGACAATTTCGTTAGGTAGACAACACTTAAGTCTGCCTAAATGACTGTTTAAACTAGGACTTTCAGCTGTATATTCTGAAATGGCTTATGCTTCCTATTCTAattctgctcttaaaaacctgAGATGTTTTTACTTATTCAGCTTGAGATTTGGAAGTTAACAGTATGTTGAATATTTAAATTTAAGACAGTATAGAAAACTGAGGTAGGCAGTTTTATTCAATTACTTCTTCTGAGATGGAAAGGGATATTTCCATTGTATTGACAGCCTTCACTCTCACCGACCTCATTACATCTATCAGCCATCACATTGCTACTACAGTGGGGCTACCTGTCATTAGCTTACTAATATAAAAGTATCAAGTGTTTCATTTAACctgttcaaatacattttttctaCAAAAATCAGGAAGTCACTTCCAATTCTACCATTCACAGCTGGATTCTT of Natator depressus isolate rNatDep1 chromosome 11, rNatDep2.hap1, whole genome shotgun sequence contains these proteins:
- the LOC141995792 gene encoding glycerol-3-phosphate dehydrogenase 1-like protein, with protein sequence MPPLKVCIVGSGNWGSAIAKIIGKNIQKSNRFDPVTKMWVFEEIINGRKLTEIINKDHENVKYLPGHTLPKNVVAVADVVEASAGADIFIFVIPHQFITQICDQIVGHIKPGAFGISLIKGVDEGAEGLKLISDIIREKLKIEVSVLMGANIASEVADEKFCETTIGCKNEKHGQIFKELMQTPNFRITVVDDCDTVEICGALKNIVAVGAGFCDGLDFGDNTKAAVIRLGLMEMVAFAKLFCRGPVSTATFLESCGVADLITTCYGGRNRKVAEAFVRTGKSIEELEKEMLNGQKLQGPQTSAEVYKMLKQKNMVDKFPLFSTVYQICYEGRLVQEFISCLQNHPQHT